The Subtercola sp. PAMC28395 genome segment GCACGGCCGAGATCGAAGATGCGACTCCCGCAGTGCAGGCCGCTCACGTCGCTGCCCGCAGCTGTTTCGGCCCCGCTGACCTTGCGAAGTGTGGCGCGGATGCAATTGCCGAGGGTGGGCTCGGCTCGATCGCCGAGCAGATCATCGACACTCGCGCCGACCTGACTCTCGGTGGCGGCTCGAGGAGCTTTGCTGAGACTGCGAACGCAGGGCAGTTCGAAGGCTCGACGCTGTTCGAACAGGCGAGCGATCGCGGCTATCAGCTTGCCGCGACGGGGCCGGAGCTGGCCGCCATCTCATCGGCGAACCAGACCGAGCCCGTGCTCGGCCTGTTCAGCGAAGGGAACTTTCCGACACGCTTCGCGGCAACAGCGGCGACGGTGGGTGGCGCAGATCTCGCCCCAACGACGTGCACTGCCAATCCCGAGCGACTCTCCGCTGATCTCTCGCTGAAGTCGTTGACCGACAAGGGAATCTCGCTTCTGAACAAAGACAATGAGTCGGGATTCTTTCTTCAGGTCGAAGGCGCGAGCATCGACAAGCAGGATCACGCTGCCAACGCCTGCGGCCAGATCGGTGAAACCATCGACCTCGATGAGGCCGTGCAGTCTGCACTTGCCTTCGCCAAAGCCGACGGCAACACCCTTGTCATCGTGACTGCCGACCACGCGCATACGAGCCAGATTGTGGACACGACACCGCCAACGTCACTCAGCACGGCGCTGTTGACGCATGACGGCACCACGATGAAGCTTTCGTACGGTACCGCTGGCCTCGGAGGCTCGCAGCAGCACACAGGCTCTCAGCTTCGTATCGCAGCTTACGGCCCGGGAGCTGCAAACGTCGTCGGACTCACCGACCAGACCGACAACTTCTTCACAATGTCTCGCGCGCTCGAGCTGAACCTCGACACTGCGAGCCTGAGCAAGGAGGCAACTGTTGCAGTGTCCAACCCGACGGTGAAGCCGGGTGCGGCTCTGACGGTGTCGGCTTCAGGATTCGCCGGTGACCGCCAGGTCAGTGGAACGGTAGCTTCTCGGCCGGTCGAACTCGAAGAGACCGATGTGATCGACGGCACGGCACGCTTCTCGATCACCGCGCCAGACGAAGTCGGTACGCACACGGTCACAGTCACTGGTACCCAGAGTGGCGTCGCAGCCAAGGTCACGTTCACGGTCGACCCGAACGCGTCGGCCCCGACCAGCACCCCCAGTGCATCATCCAGCGCATCGGCAAGCAACTCTCCGAGTCCCGTCGCGGCATCCGGGTCTGGCTCAGGCCCCGGCTCGACCGGCGGCTTCACAGGAATCAACCTCGCCTCGACCGGGGCGGTCGTGGTGCCTGTTCTGCTCCTGGGCGGGGCGCTCCTGTCGGTGGGCGCGGTGCTGATCATCCGCCGTCGCCGCGCGCAGCACGAGGTGTAACGCTGGCTGAGAAGTGGGTTCGTCGGTTGAGGTGAATGCTGCGCTGTGCCTCTTCTTCGGAGTTCGTTGCTCTCAGCTCAGCAAAATACTCGCCCGCGCCGAGAGTGAACTCAGCCTCCGTTTCGTTCGCAAGAGAGACGGTCGCTGGGTTCACTCCCGACACGGCAACGCGCACAAAGCCGGTGGCGGTGTCAGCCGGCCAGCGAGCCACCACTGCCACCTGGTGCGGTCGTCCGGTCGGTGCCGCATCGGCATGAGCGTGGGCCCGTGGGTCGCCGACGGCTTCGTCGCTCGGTGTGTCAGATGCTTCGCTCAGCGAGAACTCACCCCCCAGCGCGCGCAGGCCGACTCGCATTGTGATCGACACGGCGATGCTGATGCGCAGGCGGAACGCCGACGCGTCGGCCACTGCGATGGCGGTGAGTGAACCCACGCCGTGTCCCTGGGTACCCTCTCTGAGTGCCCCACCGGGTCTACCGAAGATCTCGGTGCCGTCTCCGGTGAGAAAACGGAGCGCCACAAGCTCGGCGACGTGCGTCAGGTGTTCGTTCCCAGAACTCACGGTGATCCCGACCTCACAACGCTCAGAACCGACAACACCGGGATCTCAATACACCGAGATCTCACAACACCCAGACCTCACAACACCGAGAAGCCCGGCGGCAGAGCTTCGCGGCCGGTGAGCGCGAGCAGGATCTCGTCACCGGAGCCGGCCCGGGCGCCGATGCGTGCGGCCAGGGAGGCCGCCTCGACGACACAGCTGATCGGCTGCCCATGTGGCTGCTCCACCGCCCTTCCGATGTCGAGCGAGTGCACGACAAGCTCGAACACGCGCGTGCGGAGGTATTCGCTCAGCGTGATCCCGTGGCCGGCGATGGCCACGACCCGGCCGGTCGGAGCCTCGGCAATGCTCGATTCTGCCCTGGCCAGGGCATCCGAGATCTTCTGCACCGGATGCTCGCCCAGCCACAGCCCCGCCTCGACGCCCCGTGCTTCGACCGCCGCGGGCTCGGTGAAGTCTGCGTAGATCACGCTGAAGTACTCCTCGGCGGTGGCGAGCCCGATGCGGCCCGGATCATCGTGCCCGAGGTACGTCTCGACGGTGAGGATGGCCCTGGTCGTGTGCCCGACGAGTGACCGCACCGACCACGACCCGAGGCCGGGCAGTTCCCATTGCGAGTCGTCGATTCGCGAGACGAGATCGACGAACGCGGCCGCCGACTGGTGAAACCTCGCGACATTGACCATGCCAACCATCGTGGCACAGACGGGCAATACTGCACACCGTTGATTCGTGGCTCCCCAGCTCGAGAATCTGTGATTGGCTGAATGCATGGAAGCCCTCTACACAGCAATTGCCCACGCATCAGGCGGAGGCCGCGACGGCCACGTTCGAAGCGAAGACGACCGACTCGACTTCGACACCCGCCCTCCGGTCGAGATGGGTGGCAGCGGGGAGGGAACGAACCCCGAACAGCTCTTCGCTGCGGGCTACGCCGCCTGCTTCCTGAGTGCCCTGCACGTGGTCGGCAGGCGCCTCGGCGTCGACACGAGCGATTCCGGCGTCTCCGCCAGTGTGAGCATCGGCAGCGACGGCAACGGCGGGTTCGGGCTGGCTGTCGAGCTCGACGTCTACATTCCCGGAGCGTCGCCAGAAGAAGCCAGGGCGGCAGCGGATGCTGCGCACGAAGTGTGCCCGTACTCCAACGCCACGCGGGGCAACATCGACGTGGTGATCACGATCGTCGAGTAGCGGGGTTCGGCCGGATGTGCGTCGGGTGACAGCATCCGCACTCTGGCGGCGGGAGCCCGGCATCGGCGGGCGACACTCTGGCAGGTAGTGTCTTGGAGTGACTGAAGCTGCTCCACCCGCACCTGACCCATCTTCGCAACTCACCGCAGAGAACCCACGACGCGGCGTCTCGGTGCTGGTGCAGTTCATCGCGATGGGGCTCGTCTGGGGCGGCAGCTTTCTGTTCATGAAGGTTGCCCTCATCGGCGTGGGTTTCGGGCAGGTCGCCTGGGCGCGCCTGGTCTTCGGCGCGGTGACGCTCGGTCTCATCGTGCTCATCGGCCGCTACCGGCTGCCTCGCGACCCGGTCGTGTGGCTGCACTTCTTCGTGATCGGCACCGTGGGGTCGGCCATCCCGTTCCTGCTCTTCGCCTGGGCCGAGCAGTATGTATCGTCGAGCCTGGCGAGCATCTACAACGCCGTGACACCGATCACGACGGCTCTGATGGCAACCCTCGCCTTCCGGGTCGAACGCTTGAACCGTGGTCAAGTTCTGGGCGTGATCATCGGAATCATCGGCACTGTGGTGATCATCGGGCCGTGGGGGTATGCAACCCTCTCGGGTGATCTCGTCGGGCAGCTCGCCTGCCTCGGAGCCGCGCTCTGCTACGGATTCTCGCTGAGCTACACCCGGCGGTTCCTGAGTGGCCGGTCGATTGCCGGGGTGCCGTTCGCCTTCATGCAGGTCGGCATGGGTGCGCTGGTGCTGCTTGCCCTCACGCCGGTTGTGGCGCTCTCGCCGGTGAACCTCTCGGGGCCGATCGTGCTGTCGCTGGTGGCGCTCGGCGCGCTCGGCACCGGCCTGGTCTACGTCTGGAACATCAACGTGCTCCGTGCCTGGGGCCCGACGTCAGCGTCGACCGTCACCTACATCACGCCGGTCGTCGGTGTGATCCTCGGCATTCTGGTGCTGGGTGAGACGTTCACCGTGAACGAACCGATCGGGGCTGCGCTGGTGCTGCTGGGCATCCTGCTCACCCAGAAGCGCATCAGACTCTGGGCTGCCACCAGCGCGCGTCTGCGTACCTAAGCCATCTGCGCAACGCCGCCACCTGGTGGCGCGCAACCGCTGAGTGCCGAAACGCAATACAGTTTTGACTATGGATGAGCACGGCCACGCGCCACACGACGACCCGACTGCAGGCACTGTCGATGCGCTCGAACGGCTGCAGAGCATCCGTGAAAGCATAGACAACGTCGACGCGGCGCTGATCCACATGCTGGCCGAGCGGTTCAAGTTCACGCAGGATGTCGGGCGGCTGAAGGCGGCGCATGGGTTGCCGCCAGCCGACCTCGAACGCGAGTCGCGCCAGATCAAGCGGTTGCGTGGACTCGCCGAAGAAGCGCACCTCGACCCGGAGTTCGCCGAGAAGTTCCTCAACTTCATCGTCGCGGAGGTCATCCACCACCACGAGTCGATCCGCGCGCTGGAGCTTTAGGCGAGCATCCAGTGGATGCCCGCCGCGACGCCAGCGCCGAAAGGGCTATGCCCTTTCGGGCTAACTCGATTGCGATTTACCCACCCACCCCGGCGACGCTCCCGACTGCTGGCTGAGAGACCTACGAAACAGCCACCGCAGACGCGAACCGCGCCGGCAGGGTGCCACGGTGCGTCTCGCGCAGCTCGTCGATGCCGATCGAGAAGTACCCCTGCACGTCGAGGGCCGCATCGAGCTTGTCGGTGACGCCGATGCGCAGCACAGGGTATCCGCGGCCGTCGCAGAGGCCCATGAACTTGACGTCGTCTTCGCGCGGCACCGACACGATCACCCGGCCCGTCGACTCGCTGAAGAGCGCCGTGGTGATGTCGACGCCGTCGCGCAGCATGAGCTCCTCGAGCCAGACGCGTGCGCCGACGCCGAAGCGCAGCACAGCTTCTGCCAGCGCCTGGGCGAGGCCGCCGTCGCTGAGGTCGTGGGCTGAGGCGAGCAGGCTCTGCATGGCGCCGGCGTGCAGGAGGCCGGCCAGGTTGGCCTCCTTCTGCAGGTCGACGACCGGTGGGCGCCCACCGAGGTGTTCATGGATGCTTCCGGCCCACGCCGAGCCGTCGAGCTCGGTCTTCGTGATACCGAGCAGGTAGATGTTGTTGCCCTCGTCCTGCCAGCCGCTCGGCACCCGCCGGGCGACGTCGTCGATCACGCCGAGCACGCCCACGACCGGGGTGGGGTGGATGGGCGCCCCGCCGGTCTGGTTGTAGAACGAGACGTTGCCGCCCGTCACCGGGATCTCGAGCGCGAGGCACCCGTCGCTGAGGCCGGCAACGGCCTGCGAGAACTGCCACATGACCTCGGGGTTCTCCGGGCTGCCGAAGTTGAGGCAGTCGGTGACCGCTGCCGGCACAGCACCGGTGACGGCGACGTTGCGGTAGGCCTCGGCGAGGGCGAGCTGGGCGCCGTGGTACGGATCGAGCTGGCAGTACCGGCCGTTGGCGTCGGTCGCGATCGCGAACCCGAGGCCTGACTCCTCGTCGACGCGGATCATGCCACCATCATCGGGGAACGATAGAGCGGTGTTGCCCATCACGTAGCGGTCGTACTGGTCGGTGATCCAGCTCTTTGAGGCGAGGTTTGCACTGCCGAGCAGGGTCAGCGTCTGGGCTCGGAGGGTCTCAGCATCCGTGGCCCTCGGCAGTACTGCCGCAGTGTCGGCCTGCAGTTTGTCGATCCAGGTGGGGTAGGTCACCGGGCGGTCGTACACGGGGCCGTCGACAGCGACCGTGCGAGGTTCGACGTTGACGATCTGCTCGCCGCGCCAGTTGATGATGAGGCGGCCGGAATCGGTGACTTCGCCCAGAACGCTGGTCTCGACATCCCATTTCGCGACAACGGCGAGAAAGGCGTCGAGCTTCTCTGGCTGAACGACCGCCATCATGCGCTCCTGGCTCTCACTCATGAGAATTTCTTCGGCGTTGAGTGACGGGTCGCGCA includes the following:
- the phoA gene encoding alkaline phosphatase produces the protein MNTHRKTHRFGRRAALAVAALAVTGSALVLPGTAFAAPDDFGGATRNTGDKTEMLRDSIVDSPAKNVILLIGDGMGDSEITAARNYEYGAGGVLPGIDALPLTGQYTTYSLYKDGATKGKPDYVPDSAATGTAWATGTKTYDNAISVDINGAPHDTLIEIAKANGLKTGNISTAEIEDATPAVQAAHVAARSCFGPADLAKCGADAIAEGGLGSIAEQIIDTRADLTLGGGSRSFAETANAGQFEGSTLFEQASDRGYQLAATGPELAAISSANQTEPVLGLFSEGNFPTRFAATAATVGGADLAPTTCTANPERLSADLSLKSLTDKGISLLNKDNESGFFLQVEGASIDKQDHAANACGQIGETIDLDEAVQSALAFAKADGNTLVIVTADHAHTSQIVDTTPPTSLSTALLTHDGTTMKLSYGTAGLGGSQQHTGSQLRIAAYGPGAANVVGLTDQTDNFFTMSRALELNLDTASLSKEATVAVSNPTVKPGAALTVSASGFAGDRQVSGTVASRPVELEETDVIDGTARFSITAPDEVGTHTVTVTGTQSGVAAKVTFTVDPNASAPTSTPSASSSASASNSPSPVAASGSGSGPGSTGGFTGINLASTGAVVVPVLLLGGALLSVGAVLIIRRRRAQHEV
- a CDS encoding maleylpyruvate isomerase N-terminal domain-containing protein; its protein translation is MVNVARFHQSAAAFVDLVSRIDDSQWELPGLGSWSVRSLVGHTTRAILTVETYLGHDDPGRIGLATAEEYFSVIYADFTEPAAVEARGVEAGLWLGEHPVQKISDALARAESSIAEAPTGRVVAIAGHGITLSEYLRTRVFELVVHSLDIGRAVEQPHGQPISCVVEAASLAARIGARAGSGDEILLALTGREALPPGFSVL
- a CDS encoding organic hydroperoxide resistance protein codes for the protein MEALYTAIAHASGGGRDGHVRSEDDRLDFDTRPPVEMGGSGEGTNPEQLFAAGYAACFLSALHVVGRRLGVDTSDSGVSASVSIGSDGNGGFGLAVELDVYIPGASPEEARAAADAAHEVCPYSNATRGNIDVVITIVE
- a CDS encoding DMT family transporter; its protein translation is MTEAAPPAPDPSSQLTAENPRRGVSVLVQFIAMGLVWGGSFLFMKVALIGVGFGQVAWARLVFGAVTLGLIVLIGRYRLPRDPVVWLHFFVIGTVGSAIPFLLFAWAEQYVSSSLASIYNAVTPITTALMATLAFRVERLNRGQVLGVIIGIIGTVVIIGPWGYATLSGDLVGQLACLGAALCYGFSLSYTRRFLSGRSIAGVPFAFMQVGMGALVLLALTPVVALSPVNLSGPIVLSLVALGALGTGLVYVWNINVLRAWGPTSASTVTYITPVVGVILGILVLGETFTVNEPIGAALVLLGILLTQKRIRLWAATSARLRT
- a CDS encoding chorismate mutase — translated: MDEHGHAPHDDPTAGTVDALERLQSIRESIDNVDAALIHMLAERFKFTQDVGRLKAAHGLPPADLERESRQIKRLRGLAEEAHLDPEFAEKFLNFIVAEVIHHHESIRALEL
- the purL gene encoding phosphoribosylformylglycinamidine synthase subunit PurL, which gives rise to MSVAIATPDKVQPFAALGLKEDEYEQIKQILGRRPTSGELAMYSVMWSEHCSYKSSKIYLRQFGSKTTEKMRKNLMVGIGENAGVVDVGEGWAVTFKVESHNHPSYIEPFQGAATGVGGIVRDIISMGARPVAVMDQLRFGDIDNEDTARVVHGVVGGISFYANCLGLPNIGGETYFDSVYQGNPLVNALAVGVLRHEDIHLANASGAGNKVVLFGARTGGDGIGGASILASDTFDAKGPTKRPAVQVGDPFAEKVLIECCLELFREKLVEGIQDLGAAGISCATSELASNGDGGMYIELDKVLLRDPSLNAEEILMSESQERMMAVVQPEKLDAFLAVVAKWDVETSVLGEVTDSGRLIINWRGEQIVNVEPRTVAVDGPVYDRPVTYPTWIDKLQADTAAVLPRATDAETLRAQTLTLLGSANLASKSWITDQYDRYVMGNTALSFPDDGGMIRVDEESGLGFAIATDANGRYCQLDPYHGAQLALAEAYRNVAVTGAVPAAVTDCLNFGSPENPEVMWQFSQAVAGLSDGCLALEIPVTGGNVSFYNQTGGAPIHPTPVVGVLGVIDDVARRVPSGWQDEGNNIYLLGITKTELDGSAWAGSIHEHLGGRPPVVDLQKEANLAGLLHAGAMQSLLASAHDLSDGGLAQALAEAVLRFGVGARVWLEELMLRDGVDITTALFSESTGRVIVSVPREDDVKFMGLCDGRGYPVLRIGVTDKLDAALDVQGYFSIGIDELRETHRGTLPARFASAVAVS